The Paeniglutamicibacter sulfureus genome includes a region encoding these proteins:
- a CDS encoding antitoxin Xre/MbcA/ParS toxin-binding domain-containing protein, whose protein sequence is MKTLNHSAVYVEATRSDIHDLVRTLVDAIGAPRVQVISGTTDRTAPHRWAHPEGTELDAVTEQRLRLGYRVWLTLQSMEDPQAAVAWLQAANPLLDDDRPLDFIAKMHAQQVVNAAEALVTHTAKR, encoded by the coding sequence ATGAAAACGTTGAACCACAGCGCCGTGTATGTGGAAGCAACACGGTCAGACATCCACGATCTCGTCCGCACCCTCGTCGACGCCATCGGGGCACCCCGGGTGCAGGTGATCTCCGGAACCACCGACCGCACGGCTCCGCACCGCTGGGCACATCCAGAGGGCACCGAGCTGGATGCAGTGACGGAACAACGGCTGCGCCTGGGCTACCGCGTGTGGCTGACCTTGCAGAGCATGGAAGACCCGCAGGCCGCTGTCGCTTGGCTGCAAGCCGCCAACCCCTTGCTGGACGACGACCGGCCGCTGGACTTCATTGCGAAGATGCACGCGCAGCAGGTGGTGAACGCGGCCGAGGCGCTGGTGACCCATACCGCGAAGCGCTAA
- a CDS encoding HNH endonuclease encodes MAATSSSSGSGSILDVADEELSYGALLGRGLDMGVLMAEYLVRTGPDGVRAMARAVNLATAQDDDFELVETLGAYEHLKSAVGAKQSELACTLGDVVAADRIGRGVRVKNPQWGVGAEVGLALHASQRSGTRFLNRARILTEDLPCTRQGLREGTINSEEAKLIVREVRRLKPVNRRDIDRMLFCETHTCFGQGGAKLREMIRQWALILEPEAEVDLEERAMRERHVEVFQVDPCRVRITGMFPLEYGAALCQVMAREIGRAQAAGDPRTQGQIAADFFFESLTGIGDHTNIPVEVSLVMTDRTLYQGHPEPAVIPGYGYISAARARELFAGNPDNPLDSWVRRLYTAPGTGDLVAMDSKARLFSGGLKRFITLRDRYCRTPYCNGKIEHLDHVVQVSRGGPSTAENAGGRCRRCNAAKEAPDWEEHTVPGDRHTIRITTSSGHPYTSTAPPLPGTRQYNVRPINPADRPPRRE; translated from the coding sequence ATGGCAGCGACGTCATCGAGCAGCGGTTCCGGCAGCATCCTGGATGTTGCCGATGAGGAGCTGTCCTACGGGGCGCTTTTGGGTCGCGGGTTGGACATGGGTGTCCTGATGGCCGAATATCTCGTGCGTACCGGGCCCGACGGGGTGAGGGCCATGGCGCGGGCGGTGAACCTGGCCACGGCCCAGGACGATGACTTCGAATTGGTGGAAACCCTCGGTGCCTACGAGCACCTGAAGTCGGCGGTCGGCGCCAAGCAATCTGAGTTGGCGTGCACCCTGGGGGACGTTGTCGCCGCCGACCGGATCGGGCGAGGGGTGCGGGTCAAGAACCCGCAGTGGGGCGTGGGCGCGGAGGTGGGCCTGGCCCTGCACGCGTCCCAGCGTTCGGGGACGAGGTTCCTGAACCGCGCCCGCATCCTCACCGAGGACCTGCCCTGCACCCGTCAGGGGCTGCGGGAGGGGACCATCAACTCGGAGGAAGCCAAGCTCATCGTGCGAGAGGTGCGGCGCCTGAAGCCGGTGAACCGCCGGGACATCGACCGCATGCTTTTTTGCGAGACCCACACCTGCTTCGGGCAGGGAGGTGCCAAGCTGCGGGAGATGATCCGCCAATGGGCGCTGATCCTTGAGCCGGAAGCCGAGGTGGACCTGGAGGAGCGTGCGATGAGGGAACGGCACGTGGAGGTGTTCCAGGTCGATCCGTGCCGGGTGAGGATCACCGGGATGTTCCCCTTGGAGTACGGGGCGGCCCTGTGCCAGGTCATGGCGCGTGAAATCGGCCGTGCCCAGGCTGCCGGGGACCCCCGGACCCAGGGGCAGATTGCCGCCGACTTCTTTTTCGAATCCCTCACCGGGATCGGCGACCACACCAACATCCCCGTGGAGGTGAGCCTGGTGATGACCGACAGGACCCTGTACCAGGGCCACCCCGAACCGGCCGTGATCCCCGGCTACGGATACATCAGTGCCGCCAGGGCCCGCGAACTGTTCGCCGGGAACCCGGATAACCCCCTGGACTCCTGGGTCCGGCGCCTCTACACCGCCCCGGGCACCGGGGACCTGGTGGCCATGGACTCCAAGGCACGGCTGTTCAGCGGCGGACTCAAGCGCTTCATCACCCTGCGGGACCGGTACTGCCGCACCCCGTACTGCAACGGGAAAATCGAGCACCTGGACCACGTGGTGCAGGTGTCCCGCGGCGGACCAAGCACCGCGGAAAATGCGGGCGGACGATGTCGCCGCTGCAACGCCGCCAAGGAAGCCCCCGACTGGGAAGAACACACCGTCCCCGGCGACAGGCACACCATCCGCATCACCACCTCCAGCGGACACCCCTACACCTCAACCGCACCACCACTGCCCGGCACCCGCCAATACAACGTACGACCGATCAACCCGGCGGACCGGCCACCCAGGCGCGAGTGA
- a CDS encoding SDR family oxidoreductase has translation MNLIPPPLAVTGSTGELGGRVAALLSAAGVKQRLLARTPRKAPPLDGATVLQAAYENTSGTRTALAGAETVFMVSASESRDRLEQHCDFVDAAVAAGVHHLIYVSFVGAAQDAVFTLARDHYATEEYIRASGLQYTFLRDNFYADFLPDLVGADGVIRGPGGDGKAAVVARADVARTAAAILREPGRHLGATYELTGPEALSLAEVAQILSNVGPRQVSYVDETVQEAYASRASYGAPQWQLDAWVSTYQAIAAGALENVSGDIERITGQPPMSLTQLLRS, from the coding sequence ATGAACCTCATTCCACCGCCGCTGGCCGTGACCGGGTCCACCGGGGAGCTCGGCGGCAGGGTCGCCGCACTGCTCAGTGCCGCCGGGGTCAAGCAGCGCCTGCTGGCCAGGACGCCGCGCAAGGCGCCGCCGCTTGACGGTGCCACCGTGCTGCAGGCCGCCTACGAAAACACGTCAGGCACGCGCACGGCACTGGCGGGGGCCGAGACGGTGTTCATGGTCTCCGCGTCCGAAAGCCGTGACCGCTTGGAGCAACATTGCGACTTCGTCGATGCGGCGGTTGCAGCCGGGGTGCACCACCTCATCTACGTTTCGTTTGTCGGCGCCGCCCAGGACGCGGTGTTCACCCTGGCCCGCGACCACTACGCCACCGAAGAATACATTCGGGCCTCGGGACTCCAGTACACGTTCCTGCGCGACAACTTCTACGCTGATTTCCTGCCTGACCTGGTGGGGGCGGACGGGGTTATCCGCGGGCCGGGCGGCGACGGCAAGGCAGCCGTGGTTGCCCGGGCCGACGTGGCGCGCACGGCAGCGGCGATCTTGCGCGAACCGGGCAGGCATCTTGGGGCGACCTACGAGCTAACCGGCCCCGAGGCGCTGTCACTGGCTGAAGTCGCGCAGATCCTGAGCAACGTTGGCCCGCGGCAGGTCTCCTACGTGGACGAGACGGTCCAGGAGGCCTATGCCTCGCGGGCTTCCTACGGGGCTCCGCAGTGGCAACTCGACGCCTGGGTCTCCACCTACCAGGCGATCGCCGCCGGCGCACTTGAAAACGTCAGCGGTGACATTGAGCGGATCACCGGGCAGCCGCCGATGTCGCTGACTCAGTTGCTGCGCTCCTAG
- a CDS encoding MFS transporter, whose amino-acid sequence MAPRALRPFAHRDYRILLIAMAISVFAHGMWAVAMVYQVKHLGGGPAQLSVVATATSLGLLGFVLVGGITADRVSCRKIIILVEAVSLFVMATVATLAITGAMELWHLAVAGFIQGAGAAFFFPAYSALLPRILPAEDLLAANGMEGMFRPVLQQAAGPAIAGVLVASFNPSMAVVGIAACHVVAFLVLNMLGHHKAYDAHLEPNQKRPSALADLREAVGYTVGTPWLLWTLLFAVISVLSFIGPIEVLLPFVVEDQLGGDAKTFGFMLAAYGIGSAIGSMVTSSFPLPRRYLTFMIMFWGFGTLPLALIGLTSTPLALAIIMVIPGITGGLGQVIWGTLLQRRVPHHMLGRISSLDFFVSLALMPVSMALAGPLAEVIPLWMIFVVAGVASPVIGIIAWFAGRMYRDEIEHPLDRFDAPQQTDASPAIDL is encoded by the coding sequence ATGGCCCCGCGCGCGCTACGACCCTTCGCCCATCGCGACTATCGCATCCTCCTGATCGCGATGGCCATCAGCGTCTTTGCCCATGGCATGTGGGCGGTGGCGATGGTCTACCAGGTCAAGCACCTGGGTGGAGGGCCTGCCCAGCTTTCAGTGGTGGCTACCGCAACGTCCCTGGGCCTGCTGGGCTTCGTGCTTGTTGGCGGCATTACCGCCGACCGGGTTAGCTGCCGAAAGATCATCATTCTCGTCGAGGCCGTCTCGCTATTCGTGATGGCCACCGTGGCCACGCTCGCCATCACCGGGGCCATGGAGCTCTGGCACCTTGCGGTGGCCGGTTTCATCCAGGGTGCCGGTGCAGCGTTCTTCTTCCCCGCATATTCGGCGCTCCTGCCCCGCATCCTGCCGGCAGAGGACCTGCTGGCCGCCAACGGCATGGAGGGAATGTTCCGTCCGGTCCTGCAGCAGGCAGCGGGTCCCGCCATTGCCGGCGTGCTGGTTGCCTCATTCAATCCGTCAATGGCGGTTGTCGGGATAGCAGCCTGCCACGTTGTCGCGTTCCTGGTCCTGAACATGCTGGGGCACCACAAAGCCTACGACGCGCACCTTGAACCCAACCAGAAGCGCCCAAGCGCCCTGGCCGACCTGCGCGAGGCAGTGGGTTACACCGTGGGCACCCCCTGGTTGCTCTGGACCCTGCTCTTTGCCGTCATCTCGGTGCTGAGCTTCATCGGACCCATCGAGGTACTGTTGCCCTTCGTCGTGGAGGACCAGCTGGGCGGGGACGCCAAGACCTTCGGGTTCATGCTCGCCGCCTACGGCATCGGCAGTGCCATCGGCTCGATGGTGACCTCCTCCTTCCCGCTCCCCCGGCGCTACCTCACCTTCATGATCATGTTCTGGGGATTCGGGACCCTGCCGCTGGCGCTGATCGGGCTGACCAGCACACCGCTTGCGCTGGCCATCATCATGGTCATCCCGGGCATCACCGGCGGACTCGGACAGGTTATCTGGGGCACGCTGCTGCAGCGCCGGGTCCCGCACCACATGCTCGGCAGGATTTCCTCGCTGGACTTCTTCGTCTCGCTGGCACTCATGCCGGTGTCGATGGCGCTGGCAGGACCGCTTGCCGAAGTCATTCCCCTGTGGATGATCTTCGTGGTGGCGGGCGTGGCATCTCCGGTGATCGGGATCATTGCCTGGTTCGCCGGACGAATGTACCGGGACGAGATCGAGCATCCCCTCGACCGGTTTGACGCTCCCCAACAGACGGACGCGTCACCCGCCATCGACCTGTGA
- a CDS encoding metallophosphoesterase family protein gives MKTPSSVPRRGVLLGGTAAAVSGILAVGSRPAMAASPKKQGSPASAKMKFGQDGKFKIVQFNDTQDGPRTDRRTLELMDAVLDSEKPGFVVINGDVINGSPANATEVKQAINNVVMPMESRKIPWALTFGNHDEDSLSKGTKMSEAKILDFIRGYDHNVNTKEDSTFGSSNSQLLIASSRSSKPAFGVWLLDSGRYAPETIGGQDFEGLKSYDWIRPEQIDWYRETSRATEVRHGKVQSLMFFHIPLWEHHHMWYGSQFSSNDADHAKAVKKHGIVGVKNEDVYVGAFNSGLFTALQERGDVRGAYCGHDHINTFMGDYYGIELGYGPGTGFGTYGLGGAEEHSLRGARVFELDEKQEGVYTGTRVLFAKDYGIDMDPQDQPIAEPLPLPQR, from the coding sequence ATGAAAACCCCTTCGTCCGTCCCCCGCCGTGGCGTCCTTCTTGGCGGTACCGCCGCCGCTGTCTCGGGCATCCTTGCCGTCGGATCCCGTCCGGCCATGGCCGCCTCTCCCAAGAAGCAGGGCTCCCCGGCGAGCGCGAAAATGAAGTTCGGCCAGGACGGCAAGTTCAAGATCGTCCAGTTCAACGACACCCAGGACGGTCCGCGGACCGATCGTCGCACCCTTGAACTCATGGACGCCGTGCTGGACTCCGAGAAGCCGGGCTTCGTGGTCATCAACGGGGATGTCATCAACGGCTCCCCCGCCAACGCGACGGAGGTCAAGCAGGCCATCAACAACGTCGTGATGCCCATGGAATCACGGAAGATCCCGTGGGCGCTGACCTTCGGCAACCACGACGAGGATTCCCTGTCCAAGGGCACGAAGATGTCCGAGGCCAAGATCCTCGACTTCATCCGCGGCTACGACCACAACGTCAACACCAAGGAAGACAGCACCTTCGGTTCCTCGAACTCCCAGCTGCTGATCGCCTCCTCGCGCAGCAGCAAGCCGGCCTTCGGCGTTTGGCTGCTGGACTCGGGACGCTACGCCCCGGAGACCATCGGCGGGCAGGACTTCGAGGGACTGAAGTCCTACGACTGGATCCGCCCGGAACAGATCGACTGGTACCGAGAGACCTCCCGCGCCACCGAGGTGCGGCACGGCAAGGTCCAGTCGCTGATGTTCTTCCACATCCCCCTGTGGGAGCACCACCACATGTGGTACGGATCCCAGTTCTCCTCCAATGACGCGGACCACGCCAAGGCCGTGAAAAAGCACGGAATCGTGGGCGTGAAGAACGAGGACGTCTATGTCGGCGCATTCAACTCGGGCCTGTTCACCGCGTTGCAGGAACGCGGCGACGTGCGCGGCGCATACTGCGGGCACGACCACATCAACACCTTCATGGGCGACTACTACGGGATCGAGCTGGGCTACGGCCCGGGAACGGGCTTCGGCACTTATGGCCTGGGCGGTGCCGAGGAGCACAGCCTGCGCGGCGCGCGTGTCTTTGAACTCGACGAAAAGCAGGAGGGCGTCTACACCGGCACCCGGGTCCTCTTCGCCAAGGACTACGGCATCGACATGGATCCCCAGGATCAGCCGATCGCCGAACCGCTGCCGCTGCCCCAGCGCTAA
- a CDS encoding acyl-CoA thioesterase, producing the protein MHALFRLLIVLATARKRPKISMFDTSSMSMRALLTDIDIAGHINNGMYFSLFDLGRFDLMVRAGVWDIMKKNKWSPLVQSETITFRKSVVFNQKFTQETRILGMDDKCIYFEQRMVANGEIYVQAVMATRLLSKNGPVGNEEILAKAGLTVPDGLELPEWVARWREDTALPGARRPAPHLWV; encoded by the coding sequence ATGCATGCACTCTTTCGCCTCCTGATCGTGCTGGCCACGGCACGTAAACGCCCAAAGATTTCGATGTTCGATACCTCTTCCATGTCGATGCGCGCACTGCTCACCGACATCGACATTGCCGGGCACATCAACAACGGGATGTACTTTTCCCTCTTCGATTTGGGCCGCTTCGACCTGATGGTCCGCGCCGGGGTGTGGGACATCATGAAGAAGAACAAGTGGAGTCCCCTGGTCCAGTCCGAGACCATCACCTTCCGCAAGTCAGTGGTCTTCAACCAGAAGTTCACGCAGGAAACCCGCATCCTGGGCATGGACGACAAGTGCATCTACTTCGAGCAGCGCATGGTCGCCAACGGGGAAATCTACGTGCAGGCGGTCATGGCCACGCGACTGCTTTCGAAGAACGGCCCGGTGGGCAACGAGGAGATCCTCGCCAAGGCCGGCCTGACGGTGCCCGATGGCCTGGAGCTGCCCGAATGGGTGGCACGCTGGCGCGAAGACACCGCTTTGCCCGGTGCGCGCAGGCCCGCCCCGCACCTGTGGGTCTAA
- a CDS encoding M20 family metallo-hydrolase, which translates to MTSNNSAFLADFTSMSTHGATAGGGVDRQAATVADGQNRNWFRGLVEGHGFTVRYDAVGNQYSMLELAPGAPWIAVGSHLDSQPLGGRFDGAYGVLAGAHAAKRVQESLAGAGGEAKFNIVVVNWFNEEGCRFKPSMMGSSVYTGKLGAAQVLETTDPDGVTVREALEAIGTIGDFELPVAAYVEIHIEQGRSLEDRELTIGLVESTWGANKYEFVVHGDQAHTGATVIADRQDALLGASALVVAAREIALEHSTEEHMVITSCGEFNVFPNSPVVVASRVNLLVDVRSTDPDVLAAADADLHARVARIEKMANVRIERGAEHVWGAKAYDRAGLELAAQAADSLGLRHGVVRTLAGHDSTNMKDMVPTIMLFIPSVEGISHNERELTKDADMLAGVDLLAEVLLRVVRGEFVSAAGNVQDAEADSSLVP; encoded by the coding sequence ATGACGTCGAACAACAGCGCATTCCTGGCCGATTTCACCTCGATGAGCACCCATGGTGCGACCGCCGGCGGCGGAGTTGACCGCCAAGCGGCCACCGTTGCCGACGGGCAGAACCGCAACTGGTTCCGCGGCTTGGTGGAGGGGCACGGCTTCACCGTGCGTTACGACGCGGTCGGCAACCAGTACTCGATGCTTGAGCTGGCTCCCGGCGCCCCCTGGATCGCCGTGGGCTCGCACCTTGATTCCCAGCCGCTGGGCGGCCGCTTCGACGGCGCCTACGGTGTGCTGGCCGGGGCGCATGCGGCCAAGCGTGTCCAGGAGTCCCTGGCCGGTGCCGGGGGCGAGGCGAAGTTCAACATCGTGGTGGTCAATTGGTTCAACGAAGAGGGTTGCCGGTTCAAGCCCTCGATGATGGGCAGCTCCGTCTACACCGGCAAGCTCGGCGCCGCCCAGGTGCTGGAGACCACCGACCCCGACGGAGTCACGGTTCGCGAGGCGCTTGAGGCCATCGGGACCATCGGGGACTTCGAGTTGCCGGTGGCCGCCTATGTGGAGATCCACATCGAGCAGGGACGCTCATTGGAAGACAGGGAACTGACCATCGGGCTGGTCGAATCGACCTGGGGCGCGAACAAGTACGAATTCGTGGTGCACGGCGACCAGGCGCACACCGGCGCCACTGTCATCGCCGACCGCCAGGACGCACTGCTGGGTGCCTCCGCGCTGGTGGTTGCCGCACGCGAGATCGCGCTGGAACACTCCACCGAGGAGCACATGGTGATCACCTCTTGCGGCGAGTTCAACGTCTTCCCGAACTCCCCGGTGGTGGTTGCCAGCCGCGTGAACTTGCTGGTGGATGTGCGCTCCACCGACCCCGACGTGCTGGCCGCCGCGGATGCGGACCTGCACGCCCGCGTGGCACGGATTGAGAAGATGGCCAACGTGCGGATCGAGCGTGGCGCCGAACATGTGTGGGGGGCCAAGGCCTACGACCGGGCCGGGTTGGAGCTTGCGGCCCAGGCGGCAGATTCGTTGGGCCTGCGCCACGGTGTGGTGCGCACCCTTGCCGGCCACGATTCGACGAACATGAAGGACATGGTCCCAACCATCATGCTTTTCATTCCCAGCGTCGAGGGCATCAGCCACAACGAACGCGAGCTGACGAAAGATGCGGACATGCTCGCCGGGGTGGACCTGCTGGCCGAGGTGCTCCTGCGCGTGGTGCGCGGTGAATTTGTTTCCGCTGCCGGAAACGTGCAGGATGCTGAAGCGGATTCGTCCCTCGTACCCTAA